Genomic window (Vigna unguiculata cultivar IT97K-499-35 chromosome 10, ASM411807v1, whole genome shotgun sequence):
GAAAACATGCGATAGTAGTAACATACTATAATTATCACAGAAGGATATGATTATAATGGTTTTAAACAGCTATTGACTTGTTCAACAAACTCTACAATTTTCCCAAGAGGGCCCTCTCATTGTGAGGTTCTCTTTGCACTCTTCCAAAGGAGACCCCCTCACCATGCATGCATGCAGGGGTCAGAAGAAAAAACAAGGGAAAAACGAAAAATTAGCAGAAGCAATGAcccgaaaaaaatcacaatcaCATTCCTTAGTTTCGGATACGCCCTGAGGCGCCAGATTTTGAGCAGAGTAATGGCCATAGCTCCGGCAACAATTCTCCGGCCAACTCTCATGATCATCGTCACTTTGCCCGTCATATATTCCATGACAGAAGCTGAAGCTTTGGTAAGTCTCAAAAGCACTTTCTCCAACGCTCAAATTTTAAACGGTTGGGTGGCTGGTTCTGCACCTTGCAGTGTAGAAGATCAATGGGAAGGTGTTGTTTGCAACAATGGCCTTGTCACGGGGCTTCGCCTTGGAGGAATAGGGTTAGTCGGAGAAATACACGTTGATCCATTGCTTGAACTCAAGGGTCTTCGAACTATTAGCCTTAACAACAACTCTTTCACAGGTTCCATGCCGGAGTTCAACCGAATAGGCTTCCTGAAAGCCTTGTATTTGCAGGGAAACAAGTTTTCTGGGGATATTCCTCCGGAATACTTCCAGAGAATGAGGTCTTTGAAGAAAGTGTGGCTTTCTGATAACCAATTCACGGGGAGCATTCCACATTCATTGACCGAGATTTCTAATCTTATGGAGTTGCACCTTGAAAACAACCAGTTTAGTGGAACCATTCCTGATTTCAAAAACCCGACCCTGGAGCACATTAATCTTTCCAACAACAAATTGGAAGGTGAAGTTCCAGCTAGTTTGTTGAGATTCAGCGAGAGCATGTTTTCTGGGAATTCTGGTCTTTGTGGTGAGAAGATCGGAAAATCATGTGAAAAGCCGGTGGAGGCGCCAAGTCCTGCTCCCATTGATGCACCGGAAGCAGTaagtgttggtggtggtggtggtggtggtgcgaCTGTGCCACATAGTAATACCCCATGGGAGGTTGCAGCCATTATAATAGTGAGTGTAGTGCTTGTTTCAATAGTTGTATTTTTCATTGTGAGAACAAGACAAAAGAAGGAGGAGGCGCGGCTTGATATGCTTGGAAATGATGCTAATGGCGGTGGTGGTTCGGTGGAAGTTCAAGTGGCTACCACATCGGCGAAAAGGGATGTGGATGCAAGTTCATGtacatcaattaaaaaatcatcGTCCAAAAGAGGATCTGCAGGTTCTCAAAATAAAGGCGTCGGAGAACTTGTGATAGTGAATGACGAGAAGGGTGTGTTTGGGTTGCCAGATTTGATGAGAGCAGCAGCAGAAGTTCTGGGAAATGGAAGCTTTGGATCTTCTTACAAAGCCGTCATGGCTAATGGAGTGTCAGTGGTGGTGAAAAGGACCAGAGAGATGAATGTTCTGGAAAAAGATGCTTTTGATGCAGAGATGAGGAAGCTCTCATCGCTTAAACACTGGAACATATTGACCCCTTTAGCTT
Coding sequences:
- the LOC114166652 gene encoding pollen receptor-like kinase 3 translates to MQGSEEKTREKRKISRSNDPKKITITFLSFGYALRRQILSRVMAIAPATILRPTLMIIVTLPVIYSMTEAEALVSLKSTFSNAQILNGWVAGSAPCSVEDQWEGVVCNNGLVTGLRLGGIGLVGEIHVDPLLELKGLRTISLNNNSFTGSMPEFNRIGFLKALYLQGNKFSGDIPPEYFQRMRSLKKVWLSDNQFTGSIPHSLTEISNLMELHLENNQFSGTIPDFKNPTLEHINLSNNKLEGEVPASLLRFSESMFSGNSGLCGEKIGKSCEKPVEAPSPAPIDAPEAVSVGGGGGGGATVPHSNTPWEVAAIIIVSVVLVSIVVFFIVRTRQKKEEARLDMLGNDANGGGGSVEVQVATTSAKRDVDASSCTSIKKSSSKRGSAGSQNKGVGELVIVNDEKGVFGLPDLMRAAAEVLGNGSFGSSYKAVMANGVSVVVKRTREMNVLEKDAFDAEMRKLSSLKHWNILTPLAYHFRKDEKLVISEYVPKSSLLFSLHGDRGPTHTELDWPARMKVIGGIAEGMNYLHKELGSSDLPHGNLKSSNVLLGPDNEALLADYGFSRMVNPSSAAQTLFAYKAPEAAEHGEISHSCDVYCLGIVILEILTGKFPSQYLSTGKGGTDVVQWVETAITEGRLAEVVDPEIAASRKSVGEMEQLLLIGSACTRSSPLQRLGMEEAFRRIDKVRSESGVGKESRTIEVLPAFGDDYEAAEQFENQSHRRHGTDSFGSADSIEL